In a single window of the Anaerotruncus rubiinfantis genome:
- a CDS encoding PucR family transcriptional regulator — protein MAITVREALQLERMRECRLVAGEKGLCREIACVDSMEIPDISTWLKKKELLLTTGYVLRQDTGALLKLIEALHNAQSAGIAIKTRFFGALPEEALALADRYGLPLIEVPDAMPFVELMMPLMRAIMDAQNVRLEFSKTIHDQFTELELSGGGLDAVADMLHRLLSMPVVITDRDLKISAAAPEGAALRGDFHQILPEILAWAECTDFSEDVVEKPLGEGRLVARKARFKNNVCSYIFIFCPKNTFDEMHMVVLDHAVTVTALEFSKLEALNQRMSLMDNNCFIDIIMRNVKSEEEVRCRARYLGWPNPPFSLAVFDINGFEKLAQDRTELDILLLKQQVVDEIQAVMNASGAPCMVISKSDSFSCLCAGAQAVQLIEATKLTVQQVQMKLGIETTAGISTQVSCYMDLWAAYEEATDAIRIGRRGGLRTVYIEHARLEQALMHCADKNYFEKFVGNTAQKLVAYDRANGTELVRTLEALVRNMGVRTQTAQELFLHRNTLLARIRRIEAVTGYDLSRSEQLMDLGLALRMRPYL, from the coding sequence ATGGCGATTACCGTTCGGGAAGCGCTGCAGTTGGAGCGGATGAGGGAATGCCGGCTGGTAGCGGGCGAAAAGGGGCTGTGCCGGGAGATTGCCTGTGTGGACTCAATGGAGATTCCGGACATCTCCACCTGGCTCAAAAAAAAGGAGCTGCTGCTGACCACCGGGTATGTGCTCCGGCAGGACACCGGCGCGCTGCTCAAACTGATTGAAGCTCTCCACAACGCGCAGTCGGCGGGGATTGCGATCAAAACGCGGTTTTTCGGCGCGCTTCCGGAGGAGGCGCTCGCGCTGGCTGACCGGTATGGACTGCCGCTCATCGAAGTGCCGGACGCGATGCCGTTCGTGGAGCTGATGATGCCGCTGATGCGCGCGATTATGGACGCGCAGAACGTGCGGTTGGAATTTTCAAAGACGATCCACGATCAGTTTACCGAGCTGGAGCTGAGTGGCGGCGGGCTGGACGCGGTGGCGGATATGCTCCACCGGCTGCTTTCAATGCCGGTGGTCATCACCGACCGGGATTTGAAAATATCCGCGGCTGCCCCGGAAGGCGCCGCGCTCCGGGGTGATTTCCATCAGATTCTGCCGGAAATCCTCGCCTGGGCTGAGTGTACGGATTTCAGCGAGGATGTTGTGGAAAAGCCTTTGGGCGAAGGGCGCCTCGTCGCGCGCAAGGCCCGGTTCAAAAATAATGTCTGCAGTTATATTTTTATCTTTTGCCCAAAGAACACTTTCGATGAGATGCATATGGTGGTACTGGATCACGCGGTCACGGTCACCGCGCTGGAATTTTCCAAGCTGGAAGCGCTCAATCAGCGCATGAGCCTGATGGATAACAACTGCTTTATCGACATCATCATGCGCAACGTGAAAAGCGAGGAAGAAGTCCGCTGTCGCGCCCGGTATCTCGGCTGGCCGAACCCGCCGTTTTCCCTGGCGGTCTTTGATATCAACGGATTTGAAAAATTGGCCCAGGACCGGACCGAGCTGGACATCCTGCTTCTCAAACAGCAGGTGGTGGATGAAATCCAGGCTGTGATGAACGCGTCAGGGGCCCCCTGCATGGTGATTTCCAAAAGCGACAGTTTCTCTTGTCTGTGCGCGGGGGCGCAGGCGGTCCAACTGATCGAGGCAACAAAACTGACCGTGCAACAGGTGCAGATGAAGCTCGGTATCGAAACGACCGCCGGGATTTCGACGCAGGTGTCCTGCTATATGGACCTCTGGGCCGCGTATGAGGAGGCAACCGATGCGATCCGGATCGGCCGCAGAGGCGGGCTGCGGACCGTGTATATCGAGCATGCGCGGCTTGAACAGGCACTGATGCATTGTGCGGATAAGAACTATTTTGAGAAGTTCGTGGGAAACACCGCCCAGAAGCTGGTGGCGTACGATCGGGCGAACGGGACCGAGCTGGTCCGGACACTGGAAGCTTTGGTCCGCAATATGGGGGTGCGAACCCAGACAGCGCAGGAGCTGTTTTTGCATCGCAATACGCTGCTCGCGCGCATCCGGCGGATAGAAGCGGTGACTGGATATGACCTGTCCCGCAGCGAACAGCTGATGGACTTGGGGCTGGCGCTGCGAATGCGTCCGTATTTATAG
- a CDS encoding response regulator transcription factor, which produces MDRQKILFADDDPEIREVVRILLESEGFLVEEAADGDEAVEKMDASVDLVILDVMMPQRSGISACAEIRKKFTAPILFLTAKGKDSDKTVGFSAGGDDYLVKPFSYAELTARVKAMLRRYCVYRGKETVSGGKVIELPGLLIRTDYNEVIKNGAEIQLTDLEYRILLLLAGNRRKIFTAQNLYESVWEEPYFYTCSNTVMVHIRNLRKKLEDDPQNPRYIKNVWGKGYRIE; this is translated from the coding sequence ATGGACAGGCAGAAGATCCTGTTCGCGGACGACGATCCGGAAATCCGTGAAGTGGTGCGCATTCTTCTGGAAAGCGAGGGCTTTCTGGTGGAGGAGGCCGCGGACGGAGATGAAGCGGTGGAAAAGATGGATGCGTCGGTCGACCTTGTGATTCTTGACGTGATGATGCCGCAGCGGTCAGGGATCTCTGCCTGTGCGGAGATCCGCAAGAAATTCACCGCGCCCATCCTGTTTCTGACGGCCAAGGGGAAGGACTCGGATAAGACGGTGGGCTTTTCGGCCGGCGGGGATGATTATCTGGTCAAGCCGTTTTCCTATGCGGAATTGACCGCCCGTGTCAAGGCGATGCTGCGGCGCTACTGCGTCTATCGCGGTAAGGAGACGGTATCCGGCGGAAAGGTGATCGAATTGCCCGGCCTTCTGATCCGCACCGACTATAATGAAGTCATCAAGAACGGCGCGGAAATCCAGCTTACCGATTTGGAGTATCGCATTCTGCTGCTGCTCGCGGGCAACCGCCGTAAGATCTTTACCGCTCAGAACCTCTATGAAAGCGTCTGGGAAGAGCCTTATTTTTATACCTGCAGCAACACGGTCATGGTGCATATCCGCAATCTGCGCAAAAAGCTGGAGGATGATCCGCAAAATCCCCGTTATATCAAAAACGTCTGGGGAAAGGGGTACCGCATTGAATAA
- a CDS encoding RNHCP domain-containing protein → MKKKQTTIQPIEAVAAAIQHKQAQILLDGRQVSCQLPGILAADRNALAVGDRVALEPVEGGQYRLTQVLARQGAVFRGDRRAQGKEILMAANVQLLLAVIPADCLLKQAGFPEAAAIAAGRAGVRFGLYVSKWDCIGESAQALLQERLEPYRAAADFVCAGPFANERNTLLRAVRGKTVLLAGGPGSGKTTLVRLLLSALSGQEPPSAAPAGTSTSVLIPGLDGTRLIDTPGFRDFALTGVAGRELDTVFPEIAGLLSDCAFGNCTHTHEDGCAVRAAVREKRVCRERYEAWRKLGGNASRPAAGPDYRKAACTESFPCKVCGELITPEGAGSRHRNHCPHCLSSIHVDDEPGDRSSLCGGIMDPVSVWVRKDGEWAVIHRCRLCGALHSNRIAADDNPALLMSIAVRPLACTPFPLNRFGEIFSGQRQ, encoded by the coding sequence TTGAAAAAGAAGCAAACAACCATTCAACCGATAGAGGCCGTTGCCGCGGCCATCCAACATAAACAGGCGCAGATCCTGCTGGACGGGCGGCAGGTTTCCTGTCAGCTTCCCGGCATACTGGCGGCGGATCGAAACGCGCTGGCCGTGGGCGACCGTGTGGCGCTGGAGCCGGTGGAAGGCGGCCAATATAGGCTGACGCAGGTTCTGGCGCGGCAGGGCGCGGTATTCCGCGGAGACCGGCGCGCGCAGGGAAAGGAAATCCTGATGGCGGCAAATGTACAGCTGTTGCTGGCTGTGATTCCAGCGGACTGCCTGCTCAAACAGGCCGGATTCCCAGAGGCCGCCGCCATTGCCGCCGGGCGGGCCGGCGTGCGGTTCGGGCTTTATGTCAGCAAGTGGGACTGTATTGGAGAAAGCGCGCAGGCTCTCTTGCAGGAACGGCTGGAGCCTTACCGGGCCGCAGCGGATTTTGTCTGCGCGGGTCCGTTTGCGAATGAACGGAATACTCTGCTGCGGGCGGTGCGCGGCAAAACCGTCCTTCTTGCCGGCGGCCCTGGCAGTGGGAAAACCACCCTTGTCAGGCTGCTTTTGTCCGCCCTGAGCGGGCAAGAGCCTCCCTCCGCGGCGCCTGCGGGAACCAGTACAAGCGTTCTGATTCCGGGCTTGGACGGGACGCGGCTTATTGATACGCCCGGCTTTCGGGATTTCGCGCTTACGGGGGTCGCTGGGCGGGAACTGGATACCGTGTTCCCGGAGATTGCCGGTCTGCTTTCGGACTGTGCTTTTGGGAACTGTACGCACACCCATGAGGACGGATGCGCGGTGCGCGCGGCGGTTCGCGAAAAACGTGTTTGCCGAGAACGGTATGAAGCCTGGCGGAAGCTGGGGGGCAATGCGTCTCGTCCGGCGGCGGGGCCGGACTACCGCAAGGCCGCATGTACCGAAAGTTTCCCCTGCAAGGTCTGTGGGGAGCTTATCACGCCGGAGGGCGCGGGAAGCAGGCACCGCAACCATTGCCCGCACTGCCTTTCGAGCATCCACGTTGACGACGAGCCGGGAGACCGCTCGTCGCTGTGCGGCGGAATCATGGACCCTGTGAGCGTTTGGGTGCGAAAGGATGGGGAATGGGCGGTTATTCACCGGTGCCGCCTTTGCGGCGCGCTGCACTCGAACCGGATCGCGGCGGACGATAACCCCGCTCTGCTCATGTCAATCGCGGTGCGGCCGCTGGCCTGCACCCCTTTCCCTCTCAACCGCTTTGGGGAGATCTTCTCCGGGCAGAGGCAGTAA
- a CDS encoding ABC transporter ATP-binding protein, whose product MTDDVAIEVRGLRKEYHVGDEVVVALHRIDLRILRGEICCIFGTSGSGKSTLLNQLAGMEKPTRGGVKIGGVSISALDEDLLAAFRQRNIGFIFQSYNLLPTLTAAENVALPLVFRGVDQRVREQAAVSILKKVGLAHRLDHYPAQMSGGQQQRAGIARAFVAKPKIVFADEPTGNLDTKTTAEIMGMMTAFAKRYRQTIVLVTHDPEMARYADRIVTLIDGRIVSDTKGERNT is encoded by the coding sequence ATGACGGATGATGTGGCCATCGAGGTGCGTGGCCTTCGCAAGGAATATCATGTGGGGGACGAGGTTGTTGTGGCGCTGCACCGCATCGACCTGCGAATCCTGCGGGGGGAAATCTGCTGTATCTTCGGCACCTCCGGCTCCGGCAAAAGTACCCTGCTGAATCAATTGGCGGGTATGGAAAAACCCACCCGCGGCGGCGTAAAAATCGGCGGCGTCTCGATTTCCGCACTGGATGAAGACCTGCTGGCTGCGTTTCGCCAACGAAATATTGGTTTTATCTTCCAGTCCTATAACCTGCTGCCCACCCTGACCGCCGCTGAAAACGTTGCGCTGCCGCTGGTATTCCGCGGCGTGGACCAGCGGGTGCGCGAGCAGGCTGCCGTGAGCATCCTCAAAAAAGTGGGGCTCGCCCACCGGCTGGACCATTATCCTGCCCAGATGTCCGGCGGACAGCAGCAGCGGGCGGGAATCGCCCGCGCATTCGTAGCAAAGCCAAAGATTGTCTTTGCGGATGAACCGACTGGGAACCTGGACACCAAAACCACGGCTGAGATCATGGGAATGATGACCGCGTTCGCCAAACGTTACCGGCAGACAATCGTGCTGGTCACCCACGATCCCGAAATGGCGCGGTATGCCGACCGCATTGTCACCCTGATTGACGGAAGAATCGTCAGCGACACGAAAGGAGAACGAAACACATGA
- a CDS encoding COG1361 S-layer family protein yields the protein MNLKRYAAAFLAAACVLFAGFPVCAADSRPNSDYLTVTGYSFYKSATGKPMERVKKDDRITVEATVKQSQLTTDQAGKIRVSASSESFRIGKDSKVSAEVTSNGQEPLALKLLFSDIIYKGTGDTLRFKLSYSGSTQPDYGTVRIFECVEYQKPQKENNGKDEDGKPKKTTHYGAPVILITRQEFDRPVQPGETFQLTVRLQNTSTQLSAANLIATFEPSEGLTLLESGASQYLRTLRPRKTEELTVRLRANKELQSPSQQLGVSLKYDYVENDERASSTAAERLPIPFDESVTGKSGMPTPNLIVSRYDYGKKVAVGDSFDLALEFRNTSPDTPVENIVLSLDTSDGLSISDGSNTFYFPALAAGGTLSQTVHVQAIPQEKQESPKIDLAFKYEYLDGAKRVPATASEKIAIPVVQPDRFQVAQPSLPEAVVQGEEATVSLPYVNKGKSQVYNVEAEMEGTNMSLLEAHQNLGNFEAGKSGTIDFIITPQEPGEVTGKITVSYEDANMKVQKLTFPLALQVSEALPQEDMTEQPEDIPAGPPAGWIFWTLGGFGVLLSAGLLIRRAHQKKRRAEAQLESFTWEPEDDTQLTAGERDGKDETQ from the coding sequence ATGAATCTCAAACGATACGCCGCCGCGTTTCTTGCGGCAGCCTGTGTCCTCTTCGCGGGCTTTCCCGTGTGCGCGGCGGACAGCCGGCCGAACAGCGACTATCTGACCGTAACCGGTTATTCCTTTTATAAGTCAGCCACCGGCAAACCGATGGAGCGGGTCAAAAAAGACGACCGCATCACCGTGGAAGCAACCGTGAAGCAGTCGCAACTCACCACGGACCAGGCCGGGAAAATCCGAGTCTCGGCGTCATCGGAAAGTTTCCGCATCGGCAAGGACAGCAAAGTTTCCGCCGAGGTGACCTCTAACGGGCAGGAACCCCTTGCCCTGAAGCTTCTGTTCTCTGACATCATCTACAAGGGCACCGGCGACACGCTGCGGTTTAAGCTGAGCTACAGCGGCTCCACACAACCGGATTACGGGACCGTCCGCATCTTTGAATGCGTGGAGTACCAAAAGCCCCAGAAAGAAAATAACGGCAAGGACGAGGACGGCAAGCCCAAAAAGACCACCCACTACGGCGCACCGGTCATTCTCATCACCCGACAGGAATTTGACCGCCCTGTGCAGCCTGGCGAAACCTTTCAACTGACCGTCCGCTTACAGAACACCAGCACCCAGCTTTCCGCGGCGAATCTCATCGCGACATTTGAACCCTCGGAGGGGCTCACGCTGCTGGAAAGCGGGGCCTCCCAGTATCTGCGTACCCTGCGTCCGCGAAAAACCGAGGAGCTGACCGTGCGGCTGCGCGCAAATAAGGAACTCCAAAGCCCATCCCAACAGCTGGGCGTATCGCTCAAATACGACTATGTGGAAAATGATGAGCGGGCGTCTTCCACAGCAGCGGAAAGGCTGCCGATCCCATTTGATGAATCCGTGACCGGAAAAAGCGGCATGCCAACCCCAAACCTGATTGTCAGCCGCTATGACTACGGAAAAAAGGTGGCGGTGGGCGATTCCTTCGACCTGGCGCTGGAATTTCGCAACACCAGCCCGGATACGCCGGTTGAGAACATTGTCCTGTCGCTTGACACCAGTGACGGCCTTTCGATCTCGGACGGCTCAAACACCTTTTACTTCCCGGCGCTTGCGGCAGGCGGGACCCTTTCCCAGACCGTCCACGTCCAAGCCATCCCGCAGGAAAAGCAGGAATCCCCCAAGATCGACCTCGCATTTAAATACGAATATCTGGATGGGGCCAAACGGGTCCCTGCCACGGCCAGCGAAAAAATTGCCATCCCGGTCGTTCAGCCCGACCGTTTCCAGGTGGCTCAGCCGTCCCTTCCGGAAGCCGTGGTCCAGGGTGAGGAAGCAACCGTCTCGCTTCCCTATGTCAACAAAGGAAAAAGCCAGGTTTATAATGTGGAGGCCGAGATGGAAGGCACAAACATGAGCCTGCTCGAAGCTCACCAGAACCTGGGAAACTTTGAAGCGGGCAAGAGCGGAACGATTGATTTTATCATAACCCCACAGGAACCCGGCGAAGTAACCGGGAAGATCACTGTCAGCTATGAGGACGCCAACATGAAGGTGCAGAAGCTCACCTTCCCGCTGGCCCTGCAAGTTTCGGAGGCTTTGCCGCAGGAGGATATGACCGAACAGCCGGAGGATATTCCGGCGGGACCGCCAGCCGGCTGGATCTTTTGGACGCTGGGCGGGTTCGGCGTTTTGCTCTCAGCCGGGCTGCTGATCCGGCGCGCGCACCAGAAAAAACGACGGGCAGAAGCGCAGCTGGAAAGCTTCACATGGGAGCCGGAGGACGACACGCAGCTCACAGCTGGGGAAAGGGATGGCAAAGATGAAACGCAGTGA
- a CDS encoding CD3324 family protein: MRYVKAADVLPKELLDKIQSYVDGGYLYVPRKEENRKPWGERTKSRELTRSRNREIYGCYRAGMSVAELSEAYYLSPKSIQRILASQKTGQ; the protein is encoded by the coding sequence ATGCGCTATGTTAAAGCAGCCGACGTGCTGCCAAAAGAGCTGCTCGACAAGATCCAAAGCTATGTCGACGGCGGATATCTCTATGTCCCAAGGAAAGAGGAAAACCGCAAGCCCTGGGGCGAAAGGACAAAAAGCCGGGAACTGACCCGTTCCAGAAACCGGGAAATATACGGATGCTACCGCGCCGGGATGTCGGTCGCGGAGCTTTCAGAGGCCTACTACCTGTCGCCCAAGAGCATCCAGCGGATTCTTGCAAGCCAGAAAACCGGCCAATAA
- a CDS encoding HAMP domain-containing sensor histidine kinase, translated as MNKPVWKSRLGWELLAGVLISLAVAVGAFFGCRWVAERAIETFILSETFQERQEEACITRLQSFVSSGEISLGDRESLDKWAGRERYVNLILTQNGRLVYDSTVPVEMESDAYGWDVAYYPWYNYHTIFFADGAAQAQVICFFELRYYNLAAVGSGLLAFLAFILLMAVLIGRKTAYIGLLARELKILEGGDLGYEVTECGGDELRELACGINDMRRAVIERRESEEAARQANHELVTAMSHDLRTPLTALIGYLEILEHGKYTDEKECRRFLSSSRQKALQIKELSDKLFEYFLVYGKTPESLELEQADAVELLQQTVGEGLFELESQGFTPQWELPKENCTLLVNVDQFRRVIDNLLSNIRKYADPSRPVKIRCRIQDGGLLLLLENAARKTAGRAQSTGLGLRTCEKIVRDHGGWFQSENADGIFSIRLYFPGR; from the coding sequence TTGAATAAGCCAGTCTGGAAAAGCCGTCTGGGATGGGAACTGTTGGCAGGCGTGCTGATTTCCCTTGCCGTGGCTGTTGGGGCCTTTTTTGGATGCCGCTGGGTTGCTGAACGGGCAATTGAAACCTTTATCCTGTCGGAAACCTTCCAGGAGCGGCAGGAAGAAGCCTGCATCACCCGGTTGCAGTCGTTCGTTTCCAGCGGGGAGATTTCGCTTGGTGACCGGGAGAGCCTTGACAAATGGGCCGGCCGGGAACGCTATGTGAACCTGATTCTCACGCAAAATGGACGGCTTGTTTATGATTCCACCGTTCCCGTGGAGATGGAGTCCGACGCGTACGGCTGGGATGTCGCTTATTATCCATGGTACAATTACCACACAATCTTCTTTGCGGATGGCGCCGCGCAGGCGCAGGTTATCTGCTTTTTTGAGCTGCGGTATTATAACCTGGCTGCGGTCGGTTCGGGGCTTTTGGCATTTTTGGCATTTATCCTGCTGATGGCGGTGCTGATTGGCCGAAAGACAGCCTATATTGGGCTGCTGGCGCGGGAACTCAAAATCCTTGAAGGCGGGGATCTCGGCTACGAGGTGACCGAATGCGGCGGGGATGAACTGCGCGAGCTGGCCTGTGGGATCAATGATATGCGCCGTGCTGTGATCGAGCGGCGGGAGAGTGAGGAAGCCGCCCGGCAGGCAAATCACGAGCTGGTTACCGCCATGTCGCACGACCTGCGCACACCGCTCACCGCATTGATTGGGTATCTGGAGATATTGGAGCATGGAAAATATACAGACGAAAAGGAATGCCGCCGGTTCCTTTCCAGCAGCCGTCAGAAGGCCCTCCAGATCAAAGAACTTTCCGATAAGCTGTTCGAATACTTCCTGGTCTATGGAAAAACGCCCGAATCGCTGGAACTTGAGCAGGCGGATGCGGTCGAACTTTTGCAGCAGACGGTCGGGGAGGGGCTGTTTGAATTGGAAAGTCAGGGATTCACCCCGCAGTGGGAGCTGCCAAAAGAAAACTGCACGCTTCTGGTCAATGTCGATCAGTTCCGGCGGGTGATTGACAATCTGCTCTCCAACATCCGGAAATATGCGGACCCATCCCGTCCGGTGAAAATCCGCTGCAGGATACAGGATGGGGGACTGCTGCTCCTTCTGGAGAATGCCGCGCGTAAAACTGCGGGCCGCGCGCAAAGCACCGGACTGGGGCTGCGAACCTGTGAAAAAATTGTCCGGGACCATGGCGGATGGTTTCAAAGTGAGAATGCGGATGGGATTTTCTCCATACGGCTTTATTTTCCCGGCAGATAA